In a genomic window of Carassius carassius chromosome 43, fCarCar2.1, whole genome shotgun sequence:
- the LOC132125425 gene encoding patatin-like phospholipase domain-containing protein 2 isoform X1 has product MLKNMQESAKEWNISFAGCGFLMAYYCGVYSCLFERAPFFLKEVKKICGASSGALMGAMLACQMSPAKSCENLLEMSREARKGTLGAVHPSFDLLKIVRNFLNRDLPDDAHLLASGRLFVSLTRVSDGTNVLVSEFDSKEDLVQALICSCFYPLYCGVIPPRYHGIRYVDGALSDNMPFSGLRNTITISPFSGESDISPYGNPFYFHDIYYNNVSIHINFINAHQVVIAFFPPEAEVLDEMCQNGYKDAFLFLKENELLKLTSSLSELTRIDEWKNIPTSEKYISDNKLRVTGNSKNILPESIKKVFCKASMREDEELRCSLSVKLVYCLMWCLLPVETACIMVLRLVECTPEMWSYLLWMWQMIMRMIGQILKNAFSRF; this is encoded by the exons ATGTTGAAGAATATGCAGGAATCTGCTAAAGAATGGAATATCTCTTTTGCTGGCTGTGGATTTCTGATGGCTTACTACTGTGGAGTCTATAGCTGTTTATTTGAGCGGGCCCCGTTTTTCCTTAAGGAGGTGAAGAAGATTTGTGGGGCTTCATCTGGGGCTCTCATGGGTGCAATGCTAGCATGCCAAATGTCTCCAG CCAAATCCTGTGAAAATTTGCTGGAAATGTCTCGAGAGGCTCGGAAAGGCACTCTGGGGGCTGTGCATCCCTCCTTCGACCTGCTTAAGATAGTACGAAACTTCCTAAATCGTGACCTGCCTGATGATGCCCACCTGCTCGCCAGTGGACGGCTGTTTGTGTCACTCACACGAGTGTCAGATGGGACAAATGTGCTGGTGTCTGAGTTCGACAGTAAAGAAGATCTCGTTCAG GCTCTGATTTGTAGCTGCTTTTATCCACTGTACTGTGGTGTGATACCTCCAAGATATCATGGAATA AGGTATGTAGACGGAGCATTGAGTGATAACATGCCGTTCTCTGGTCTGAGGAACACAATCACCATCTCGCCTTTTTCTGGAGAAAGTGACATCAGTCCTTATGGCAACCCTTTTTACTTTCATGACATATACTACAATAACGTCAGCATACACATCAACTTCATTAACGCACACCAAGTGGTCATTGCGTTTTTTCCTCCAGAAGCAGAG GTCTTGGATGAGATGTGTCAAAATGGATATAAGGATGCTTTCCTTTTTCTAAAAGAGAATG AACTCCTAAAGCTCACATCGTCGCTGTCAGAACTGACCCGAATAGATGAATGGAAGAATATTCCAACATCTGAGAAATATATTAGTGATAACAAACTAAGAGTGACTGGGAATTCAAAAAATATCCTTCCAGAGTCCATCAAAAAAG TATTTTGTAAGGCTAGCATGAGGGAAGATGAAGAATTAAGATGTTCTCTCTCAGTGAAGCTGGTTTACTGTCTAATGTGGTGCCTTTTGCCAGTAGAGACGGCATGCATAATGGTTTTAAG GCTTGTTGAGTGCACTCCAGAGATGTGGTCATATCTGCTGTGGATGTGGCAGATGATAATGAGAATGATTGGACAAATATTGAAGAATGCTTTCTCAAGGTTTTAA
- the LOC132125425 gene encoding patatin-like phospholipase domain-containing protein 2 isoform X2: MPNVSRKLHFEAKSCENLLEMSREARKGTLGAVHPSFDLLKIVRNFLNRDLPDDAHLLASGRLFVSLTRVSDGTNVLVSEFDSKEDLVQALICSCFYPLYCGVIPPRYHGIRYVDGALSDNMPFSGLRNTITISPFSGESDISPYGNPFYFHDIYYNNVSIHINFINAHQVVIAFFPPEAEVLDEMCQNGYKDAFLFLKENELLKLTSSLSELTRIDEWKNIPTSEKYISDNKLRVTGNSKNILPESIKKVFCKASMREDEELRCSLSVKLVYCLMWCLLPVETACIMVLRLVECTPEMWSYLLWMWQMIMRMIGQILKNAFSRF, encoded by the exons ATGCCAAATGTCTCCAG gaaattacattttgaagCCAAATCCTGTGAAAATTTGCTGGAAATGTCTCGAGAGGCTCGGAAAGGCACTCTGGGGGCTGTGCATCCCTCCTTCGACCTGCTTAAGATAGTACGAAACTTCCTAAATCGTGACCTGCCTGATGATGCCCACCTGCTCGCCAGTGGACGGCTGTTTGTGTCACTCACACGAGTGTCAGATGGGACAAATGTGCTGGTGTCTGAGTTCGACAGTAAAGAAGATCTCGTTCAG GCTCTGATTTGTAGCTGCTTTTATCCACTGTACTGTGGTGTGATACCTCCAAGATATCATGGAATA AGGTATGTAGACGGAGCATTGAGTGATAACATGCCGTTCTCTGGTCTGAGGAACACAATCACCATCTCGCCTTTTTCTGGAGAAAGTGACATCAGTCCTTATGGCAACCCTTTTTACTTTCATGACATATACTACAATAACGTCAGCATACACATCAACTTCATTAACGCACACCAAGTGGTCATTGCGTTTTTTCCTCCAGAAGCAGAG GTCTTGGATGAGATGTGTCAAAATGGATATAAGGATGCTTTCCTTTTTCTAAAAGAGAATG AACTCCTAAAGCTCACATCGTCGCTGTCAGAACTGACCCGAATAGATGAATGGAAGAATATTCCAACATCTGAGAAATATATTAGTGATAACAAACTAAGAGTGACTGGGAATTCAAAAAATATCCTTCCAGAGTCCATCAAAAAAG TATTTTGTAAGGCTAGCATGAGGGAAGATGAAGAATTAAGATGTTCTCTCTCAGTGAAGCTGGTTTACTGTCTAATGTGGTGCCTTTTGCCAGTAGAGACGGCATGCATAATGGTTTTAAG GCTTGTTGAGTGCACTCCAGAGATGTGGTCATATCTGCTGTGGATGTGGCAGATGATAATGAGAATGATTGGACAAATATTGAAGAATGCTTTCTCAAGGTTTTAA